The DNA region CCGGTCGCGCATCGGCGTAACCTTTGCGATGCGGGCCGGGATGTCCGCGCAGGCGATCTCAATCGCCGTGCCAAGCCCGACGATCGAGGCGACATTTTCGGTTCCCGCGCGCCGTCCACGTTCCTGGCCGCCTCCGTCGATGAGGTTTGGCAGGACAATGCCTTTTCGCAGGTACATGACGCCCACGCCCTTCGGAGCGTGAATCTTGTGCCCGGAAAGGGAGAGCATGTCGATCTTCTGATCAACAACGTTGATTGGGACGTTGCCGACTGCCTGCACCGCGTCGGTGTGGAACCACACGCCCTTTGAACGGCAGATCTCCCCAATCTCAGGAATCGGCTGGATGGTGCCGATTTCATTGTTCGCATACATAATCGTAACCAGCGCGGTATCCGCGCGGATCGCATCCGCGACCTGCTGCGGATCGATCACGCCGAGCGGACCGACCGGAAGATAGGTGATTTCAAAGCCTTCCTTTTCGAGCGCGGCACAGGTGTGAAGGACCGCATGATGCTCGAACGCGGTGGTGATGATATGCTTTTTGCCCTTGGAGGCAAGCTTATGGGCCGCGCCTTTGATCGCCCAGTTGTCGCTTTCAGAGCCGCAGCCGGTGAAGTAGATTTCATCCGGCCGCGCGCCGAGCGCACCGGCCACCTGTTTGCGCGCGGCCTCGATGGCATGTCCGGCCTCGCGGCCTTTGGCGTAGATGCTGGAAGGGTTGCCGTAGCCGTCCTTGAGCCAGGGGAGCATCGCCTCCAAAACAGCGTCGGAAATCTGTGTGGTCGCGGCGTTGTCCGCGTATACAAATTTTTTCATATGCAAAACTCCATTCTGACGGGAATTGTTCTTTACATCTCAATTCTATACTGAATTGGTATAGAATTCAATAGGCAATCAAAAAAATTTACAAATTTCCCCGGATCTTTTCAATTGCGGCGACCGCAAGCGTGTCGCAGCGTTCGTTTTCGGGGTGGCCGTTGTGGCCGCGCACCCACTGGAACTGAACCTTGTGCTGCCGCAGCAGCGCGAGCAGTTTCTTCCACAGGTCGACGTTTTTGGCGGGCTCGCCGGGCGCGCGCATCCAGTTTTTCTTCTGCCAGCCGTAGACCCAGCCCTTTTCGATCGCGTCGACCACATATTTTGAGTCAGTGGTGACGGTGACCTCGCAGGGCTCCTTGAGCGCGGTGAGCGCCTCGATCACGGCGGTGAGTTCCATACGGTTGTTTGTGGTTTCGGCCTCGCCGCCGGAAAGCTCCTTCTCGTGCGCGCCGAACCGGAGCACAGCGCCCCAGCCGCCCGCGCCGGGATTACCGGAACAGGCCCCGTCGGTGAAAATTTCCACTTGTTTTGGCATCGGTGAACCTCCGCTGTCATTTGTTGTAATTTCAATTCTTTATTCTATACCATATTCCTCTGTTTTACAAGGGCAAACCGCCTGAATTACCGGATTTTATCCGGTAGAAAGCAGACAGACGTTCACAGCATGGAATTTTTTAGACGCTGTACGATAAACAGCCGGGAACCTGTCCATACTATCCATACGACTGCAAAATGGAAAATGGAGGGACGCATTCTTTATGAAAGCGGTAATTATGGCGGGCGGACAGGGTTCACGGCTGCGCCCGCTGACCGAACGCCTGCCAAAACCGATGGCCCGCCTCTGTGGCCGGCCGATCGTGGAATATATCTTGGAACTGCTTGCTCAAAACGGGGTTTCTGAAAGCATCCTGACCCTGCAATACCTGCCGGAAGTGATCCGCGCGCGTTTCCCGGAAGGGGATTTTGCGGGGATGGCGCTTTCGTTCGTGGAAGAAGATACGCCTCTCGGTACGGCGGGCAGCGTGAAGCACGCGGTGGGCGAAACGGCCGAACCGGTGCTCATCATCAGCGGAGACGCGCTTTGCGATTTCCCTTTACAGGAAGCGGTTGAAACGCACAAAAAAAGCGGTGCGTCGGTGACGCTCGTAACGACCAAGGTCGGCGACCCGCGGGAATACGGTCTGGTGCTCGCGGACGAATCCGGAAAGATCACCGGGTTTGTTGAGAAACCGTCGTTTGCGCAGGCGACCAGTGAGCTGGCAAACACAGGTATCTATATTCTGTCTCCCGAGGCGGTCAATATGATCCCGGAGGGGGAAAAATATGATTTTGCATCCGATCTCTTTCCCCGGATGCTCGCGGACGGGATGCTGCTGCAAAGCTGCGCGCTTTCGGGCTACTGGTGTGATATCGGGGATCTTTCGGCCTACCGGCGCGCGCAGAAGGATCTGCTCGACGGGAAGGTGCGGTGCCATCTGGCGGGAGAACGCGACTACGCGGGGAATATCCTGGCGGGCAGGCGGCCCTCCGGCAAATATGAACTGATCCCGCCGGTTTATATCGGCGCGGGCGTGCAGATTGGGGACAACGCGGTTGTAAACGCGGGCAGCGTGCTCGACGATGGGGTGACGGTGTCGTCCGGCGCGACGATCAGCGAAGCGGTGCTGCTCCCGCGCTGTGTAATCGGGGCGCGCGCGGGCGTGCTTTCAAGCGT from Anaerotruncus rubiinfantis includes:
- the nifS gene encoding cysteine desulfurase NifS; this encodes MKKFVYADNAATTQISDAVLEAMLPWLKDGYGNPSSIYAKGREAGHAIEAARKQVAGALGARPDEIYFTGCGSESDNWAIKGAAHKLASKGKKHIITTAFEHHAVLHTCAALEKEGFEITYLPVGPLGVIDPQQVADAIRADTALVTIMYANNEIGTIQPIPEIGEICRSKGVWFHTDAVQAVGNVPINVVDQKIDMLSLSGHKIHAPKGVGVMYLRKGIVLPNLIDGGGQERGRRAGTENVASIVGLGTAIEIACADIPARIAKVTPMRDRIIGELLKIPMSRLNGDQEHRLCGNVNISFPGVEGESLLLSLDLVGICASSGSACTSGSLDPSHVLLAIGLSHEVAHGSLRISITDWNNDADIDHIIESVPPIIERLRAMSPMWEHMMKGEPVNL
- the rnhA gene encoding ribonuclease HI translates to MPKQVEIFTDGACSGNPGAGGWGAVLRFGAHEKELSGGEAETTNNRMELTAVIEALTALKEPCEVTVTTDSKYVVDAIEKGWVYGWQKKNWMRAPGEPAKNVDLWKKLLALLRQHKVQFQWVRGHNGHPENERCDTLAVAAIEKIRGNL